In a single window of the Bacteroides acidifaciens genome:
- a CDS encoding aldose epimerase family protein — protein sequence MKNLCVWGVAALLMAACTPKAEQTTDSGLLQSKFRTEVNGKKTDLFTLRNKNNMEVCITNFGGRIVSVMVPDKDGQMRDVVLGFDSIQDYISKPSDFGASIGRYANRINQGKFTLDGVEYQLPCNNYGHCLHGGPQGFQYRVFDAVQPNPQEVELTYVAKDGEEGFPGNITCKVLMKLTDDNAIDIRYEAETDKPTIVNMTNHSYFNLDGDAGSNADHLLTVDADYYTPVDSTFMTTGEIAPVEGTPMDFRTPVPVGARINDYDFVQLKNGNGYDHNWVLNTKGDINRKAASLKSPKTGIVLDVYTNEPGVQVYAGNFLDGSLTGKKGITYNQRASVCLETQKYPDTPNKSEWPSAVLRPGEKYMSQCIFKFSVDK from the coding sequence ATGAAAAATTTATGTGTATGGGGAGTTGCCGCTTTATTGATGGCAGCTTGTACGCCGAAAGCGGAACAGACTACGGATTCCGGTTTGTTACAGAGTAAGTTCCGGACGGAAGTGAACGGAAAGAAAACCGACTTGTTTACTTTGCGTAATAAGAACAATATGGAAGTTTGTATCACAAACTTTGGTGGACGTATCGTTTCCGTGATGGTTCCCGATAAGGACGGGCAGATGCGTGATGTAGTGCTTGGTTTTGATTCCATTCAGGATTACATCAGTAAGCCTTCCGATTTTGGAGCCAGTATCGGTCGCTATGCGAACCGTATCAATCAAGGTAAATTTACACTGGATGGCGTTGAATATCAATTGCCGTGCAATAACTACGGGCATTGCCTGCACGGTGGTCCTCAGGGGTTCCAGTATCGCGTGTTTGACGCTGTGCAACCGAATCCTCAGGAAGTGGAACTTACCTATGTAGCAAAAGATGGTGAAGAAGGTTTTCCGGGAAATATCACCTGCAAAGTCCTGATGAAACTGACAGATGACAATGCCATTGATATCCGTTATGAAGCGGAAACCGACAAGCCCACTATCGTGAACATGACGAACCATTCTTATTTCAATCTTGACGGAGATGCCGGCAGCAATGCCGACCACCTGTTGACTGTTGATGCTGATTATTACACGCCGGTGGACAGCACATTCATGACTACGGGCGAAATAGCCCCTGTAGAAGGTACTCCAATGGATTTTCGTACACCGGTTCCGGTGGGCGCACGCATCAATGATTATGACTTTGTCCAATTGAAAAATGGTAATGGCTATGACCACAATTGGGTCTTGAACACCAAAGGAGATATCAATCGGAAGGCCGCCTCTTTGAAATCGCCGAAAACGGGCATTGTATTGGATGTATATACCAACGAACCGGGAGTTCAAGTATATGCCGGAAACTTCCTCGACGGCTCTTTGACCGGCAAGAAAGGCATTACCTACAATCAGCGTGCTTCCGTATGTCTCGAAACACAGAAATATCCGGATACCCCGAACAAATCCGAATGGCCTTCAGCAGTGCTTCGTCCGGGCGAAAAGTACATGAGTCAATGTATCTTCAAGTTCTCAGTAGACAAGTAA
- a CDS encoding DUF4292 domain-containing protein → MRRFVYLLLVVVILAGCKSSKRLATSETKAPVSSYLASKLQLTIPNKKGGSMSVGGTMKMKTHERVQVSLLMPILRTEVARIEITPDEVLLVDRMNRRFVRATKEELKGMLPKNAEFSRLEKILMDASLPGGKTELTGKDIGIPSLEKAKVQLYEFSTKEFSMTPTELTAKYNQVPLEVLVKMLMALL, encoded by the coding sequence ATGAGAAGATTTGTATATCTATTGCTGGTGGTAGTCATATTGGCAGGTTGTAAGAGTTCGAAGCGTCTGGCGACTTCGGAAACAAAGGCTCCCGTATCCAGCTATCTGGCTTCCAAACTTCAACTGACCATTCCCAATAAAAAAGGGGGAAGCATGTCCGTAGGGGGAACGATGAAGATGAAAACCCACGAACGGGTACAAGTCTCTTTGTTGATGCCTATCTTGCGTACGGAAGTGGCGCGTATTGAGATTACCCCTGACGAGGTGTTGCTGGTAGACCGGATGAACAGGAGATTTGTTCGCGCGACGAAAGAAGAACTGAAAGGAATGTTGCCGAAGAACGCAGAGTTCTCCCGTCTGGAAAAGATATTGATGGATGCATCCCTTCCTGGTGGAAAGACGGAACTGACGGGAAAAGATATAGGCATTCCTTCGCTGGAAAAGGCCAAAGTCCAACTTTATGAGTTTTCTACGAAAGAATTCTCCATGACTCCGACCGAACTTACCGCCAAATACAATCAAGTTCCTTTGGAAGTATTAGTAAAAATGTTGATGGCTTTGTTATGA
- a CDS encoding murein hydrolase activator EnvC family protein, with product MMKRLFVILISCLWLAVPLSAQSNKLIRELESKRGALQKQIAESESILKDTKKDVGSQLNSLAALTGQIEERKRYILAINNDVEAIERELNTLERQLRALEKDLKDKKRKYEASVQYLYKNKSIEEKLMFIFSAKNLGQTYRRMRYVREYATYQRLQGEEILKKQEQIRKKKAERQQVKAAKENLLKEREGEKTKLEAQEKEKRTLVANLQKKQKGLQNEINKKRREANQLNARIDKLIAEEIERARKRAQEEARREAAARKKAEGRQSSGAGAKTNSKPLEVYTMSKADRELSGNFAANRGKLPMPISGAYIITSHYGQYAVEGLRNVKLDNKGIDIQGKPGAQARAIFDGKVAAVFQLNGLFNVLIRHGNYISVYCNLSSASVKNGDTVKTKQSIGQVFSDGTDNGRTVLHFQLRREKEKLNPEPWLNR from the coding sequence ATGATGAAACGTCTCTTTGTTATTCTAATCAGTTGCCTATGGTTGGCAGTTCCACTTTCCGCCCAGTCGAATAAATTGATTCGCGAGTTGGAAAGCAAGCGCGGTGCCCTGCAAAAGCAGATAGCCGAGTCGGAATCTATATTGAAGGATACAAAGAAAGACGTAGGCAGCCAATTGAATAGCCTGGCGGCATTGACAGGGCAGATTGAGGAACGGAAACGTTATATTCTGGCTATCAATAATGACGTGGAAGCCATCGAGCGTGAATTGAACACCTTGGAGCGTCAGTTGCGGGCATTGGAGAAAGACTTGAAAGATAAGAAGAGGAAATACGAAGCTTCCGTCCAATACTTGTACAAGAATAAATCGATAGAGGAGAAATTAATGTTCATCTTCTCTGCCAAGAACTTGGGACAGACTTACCGCCGTATGCGTTACGTGCGTGAGTATGCCACTTACCAACGTTTGCAGGGTGAAGAGATTCTGAAGAAGCAGGAGCAGATACGCAAGAAAAAAGCAGAACGCCAACAGGTGAAAGCCGCCAAAGAGAACCTGCTGAAAGAGCGTGAAGGCGAAAAAACAAAACTGGAAGCCCAAGAGAAGGAAAAACGGACGCTGGTGGCCAACCTGCAAAAGAAGCAGAAAGGCTTGCAGAACGAGATTAATAAGAAACGCAGAGAGGCCAACCAACTGAATGCCCGTATCGACAAGCTCATTGCCGAGGAAATAGAACGCGCCCGTAAGCGTGCCCAGGAAGAAGCCCGCCGTGAAGCGGCTGCACGTAAGAAGGCGGAAGGCAGACAGTCTTCCGGAGCGGGGGCAAAAACGAACTCAAAACCTCTGGAAGTTTACACCATGAGCAAGGCGGACCGGGAACTGTCCGGCAACTTTGCCGCCAACCGTGGGAAACTTCCCATGCCTATATCCGGTGCTTATATCATCACCAGCCATTACGGGCAATATGCAGTAGAAGGGCTGCGTAATGTGAAACTGGATAATAAAGGAATAGACATTCAGGGAAAACCCGGAGCGCAGGCGCGTGCCATCTTCGATGGTAAAGTGGCGGCCGTATTCCAGCTGAACGGATTATTCAATGTGCTTATCCGTCACGGTAACTACATTTCTGTTTATTGCAATCTTTCTTCTGCCTCGGTCAAGAACGGTGATACGGTGAAGACGAAACAATCTATCGGGCAAGTCTTCTCCGACGGGACGGACAATGGAAGGACGGTATTGCATTTCCAGTTACGGCGGGAAAAAGAAAAACTGAATCCGGAACCTTGGCTCAACCGATAA
- a CDS encoding RNA polymerase sigma-70 factor, producing MIITRMEDKVLRFKKFFDLNFPKVKTFAWQLLKSEEDAEDIAQDIFVKLWEKPDLWLEREKLDSYLYTVVRNHIYNFLKHKAVEYDYLDVAAEKMRMAEQGLPTPDDEFCAHELELFVQMALERMPEQRRRVFLMSREEGMTSPEIAEKLNVSVRTVEQHIYKALQDLKKIVLFLFFFYLD from the coding sequence ATGATTATCACACGAATGGAAGATAAAGTTCTTCGTTTTAAAAAGTTTTTTGATCTGAATTTTCCCAAAGTAAAGACTTTCGCATGGCAATTATTAAAATCAGAAGAAGATGCAGAAGATATAGCTCAAGATATTTTTGTTAAGCTATGGGAGAAACCGGATTTATGGTTAGAACGTGAAAAATTGGATAGTTATTTATATACAGTTGTACGAAACCATATCTATAATTTTTTGAAGCACAAGGCTGTTGAATATGACTATTTGGATGTCGCAGCAGAAAAAATGCGAATGGCGGAACAGGGATTGCCTACGCCGGATGATGAATTTTGTGCTCATGAACTTGAGCTTTTTGTGCAGATGGCTCTTGAACGCATGCCGGAACAGCGTAGGCGTGTTTTTTTAATGAGCAGAGAGGAAGGAATGACTTCACCGGAAATTGCTGAGAAGCTGAATGTTTCGGTTCGTACAGTTGAGCAACATATCTATAAGGCTCTTCAAGATCTAAAAAAAATCGTTTTATTTTTATTTTTTTTCTATTTAGACTAA
- a CDS encoding HU family DNA-binding protein, with amino-acid sequence MAILYDWYENPGESDDSEEKGLHPRIFLNGKLGMDKLCRMIHNRSSLSVGDVKNAFEMLAQICGEELREGREVHIEGLGYFAPILRSTEKVTRSTKNKSSKMELKTIGFRPDARLKGELRGVKVSRSNYARHSESLSEVEIDMRLKEYFAEHDVMLRYDFQEVCCMTRTTANRHLRRLQDEGKLRNIGKRMQPIYVPAAGYYGVSRELVRR; translated from the coding sequence ATGGCTATACTTTACGATTGGTATGAGAATCCCGGTGAATCCGATGATTCGGAAGAGAAAGGCTTGCACCCCCGCATTTTTTTGAATGGAAAGCTGGGGATGGACAAATTGTGCCGGATGATTCACAACCGCAGTTCCCTTTCTGTGGGTGATGTGAAAAATGCGTTCGAGATGCTTGCCCAAATCTGTGGTGAGGAACTGCGCGAAGGACGTGAAGTGCATATCGAAGGGCTCGGCTATTTTGCCCCTATCTTGAGGAGCACGGAGAAAGTGACTCGTAGCACAAAGAACAAATCATCGAAAATGGAATTGAAAACAATCGGTTTCCGTCCCGATGCCCGTCTGAAGGGTGAGCTTAGAGGTGTCAAGGTCAGCCGGAGCAACTATGCGCGCCATTCGGAATCTCTGTCGGAAGTAGAGATAGATATGCGGTTGAAGGAGTATTTTGCCGAGCATGATGTAATGCTCCGTTATGATTTTCAGGAAGTGTGCTGCATGACGCGGACTACGGCGAACCGTCATCTCCGACGATTGCAGGACGAAGGGAAATTGCGGAATATAGGTAAACGCATGCAACCGATTTATGTACCTGCGGCAGGGTATTACGGTGTGTCGCGCGAATTGGTGCGGCGGTAA
- a CDS encoding FecR family protein, whose product MKSKLEKQLRSFIDFDYSKRTIDRFHRWMISSDSAEEKETALHNLWFETKGKSGRGMEHSFQQVLDKIGIEYTPMVTNTNRWNLWKSVAAAAVIVFLSVTATLWVSYNHFDRDNTVMVEHYVNNGAKETISLPDGTTVHLNSGSYVFYPENLEGKTRTVYLMGEAEFKVAKNPEKPFIVRSSNMAITALGTEFNVKAYPEEDVITASLIEGKVRVDCNDTTSYVLTPGYQVVYNKCTADCQLLTANMKDVTAWMRGELVFDKVTLAEIVRTLERHYGITFHISTKKSNQDRYNFVFRKDATLEETLEVMKVVIGQFNYRLEDSICYIIW is encoded by the coding sequence ATGAAAAGTAAATTGGAAAAACAGCTACGCTCTTTTATTGACTTTGATTATTCAAAGCGGACAATCGACAGATTTCACCGTTGGATGATCAGTTCTGATTCTGCAGAAGAGAAAGAAACAGCGCTTCATAATCTATGGTTTGAGACGAAAGGAAAGTCTGGACGTGGTATGGAGCATTCGTTTCAGCAGGTATTGGATAAAATCGGCATTGAATACACTCCAATGGTTACAAACACAAACCGCTGGAATTTGTGGAAATCTGTTGCGGCAGCTGCTGTTATCGTCTTTCTGTCTGTCACGGCTACTTTGTGGGTAAGTTACAATCATTTTGACAGGGACAATACCGTGATGGTGGAACATTATGTGAATAATGGAGCTAAAGAGACAATCAGTCTTCCGGATGGAACTACCGTACATCTGAATTCCGGTTCATATGTATTTTATCCTGAAAATCTGGAGGGCAAGACCCGAACGGTTTATCTGATGGGAGAAGCAGAATTTAAAGTGGCAAAAAATCCGGAGAAACCTTTCATTGTGCGATCCTCAAATATGGCAATTACTGCCTTGGGAACAGAGTTTAATGTGAAAGCTTATCCGGAAGAGGATGTAATAACAGCTTCTTTGATCGAAGGAAAAGTACGTGTGGATTGCAATGATACGACCAGTTATGTCTTAACTCCCGGTTATCAGGTTGTGTATAATAAATGTACGGCTGACTGCCAATTGCTGACTGCCAACATGAAAGATGTAACGGCATGGATGAGGGGCGAACTTGTGTTCGACAAGGTTACTCTCGCCGAAATTGTGCGGACGCTGGAACGTCATTATGGAATCACATTTCATATCTCAACAAAGAAATCTAATCAAGACCGTTATAATTTTGTGTTCAGAAAAGACGCGACTTTGGAAGAGACATTGGAGGTGATGAAAGTGGTCATTGGTCAATTCAATTATCGTTTGGAAGACAGTATCTGCTATATAATTTGGTAG
- the dut gene encoding dUTP diphosphatase encodes MNIQVINKSKHPLPAYATELSAGMDIRANLSEPVTLEPLQRCLVPTGLYIALPKGFEAQIRPRSGLAIKKGISVLNSPGTIDADYRGEICIILINLSSETFVIEDGERIAQMVIAKHEQPSWQEVEVLDETERGAGGFGHTGV; translated from the coding sequence ATGAATATTCAAGTTATCAATAAATCGAAGCATCCGCTTCCGGCTTATGCCACCGAATTGTCCGCAGGAATGGATATCCGCGCTAACCTTTCTGAACCTGTCACACTGGAACCATTGCAACGTTGCCTGGTGCCGACAGGATTATATATCGCTCTTCCGAAAGGGTTTGAAGCACAAATCCGTCCCCGTAGCGGTCTGGCTATCAAGAAAGGAATTTCTGTCCTTAATTCTCCGGGAACGATTGACGCGGATTATCGGGGGGAAATCTGCATTATCCTAATCAATCTCTCTTCCGAAACTTTTGTGATTGAAGATGGCGAACGTATCGCCCAAATGGTGATAGCGAAGCATGAGCAACCGTCATGGCAGGAAGTGGAAGTGCTGGATGAAACAGAACGGGGAGCCGGTGGCTTCGGTCATACCGGAGTATGA
- a CDS encoding M20 family metallo-hydrolase: protein MKYDIPYMATEAVSLLKSLISIPSISREETQAADFLQNYIEMEGMQTGRKGNNVWCLSPMFDLKKPTILLNSHIDTVKPVNGWRKDPFTPREENGKLYGLGSNDAGASVVSLLQVFLQLCRTSQKYNLIYLASCEEEVSGKDGIESVLPELPPVSFAIVGEPTEMQPAIAEKGLMVLDVTATGKAGHAARNEGDNAIYKVLNDIAWFRDYRFEKESPLLGAVKMSVTVINAGTQHNVVPDKCTFVVDIRSNELYSNEELFAEIKKHITCDAKARSYRLNSSRIDEKHPFVQRAIKIGCAPFGSPTLSDQALMSFPSVKIGPGRSSRSHMAEEYIMLKEIEEAIGIYLELLDGLLI from the coding sequence ATGAAATATGATATTCCGTATATGGCAACAGAGGCTGTAAGCCTGCTTAAATCATTAATTAGCATTCCCTCAATCAGCCGGGAAGAGACTCAGGCAGCAGACTTTCTGCAAAATTATATCGAAATGGAAGGTATGCAGACCGGACGCAAGGGAAACAATGTATGGTGTCTCAGCCCGATGTTCGATCTGAAAAAGCCGACTATCCTGCTTAACTCCCACATAGACACGGTGAAACCGGTCAACGGATGGCGGAAAGACCCGTTCACTCCACGTGAAGAAAACGGTAAACTGTATGGTTTGGGAAGCAATGATGCCGGTGCCAGCGTTGTCTCTCTGTTACAGGTGTTCCTGCAACTATGTCGTACTTCGCAGAAGTATAATCTGATTTATCTCGCTTCCTGTGAAGAAGAAGTTTCGGGAAAAGACGGAATTGAAAGTGTACTGCCGGAGCTTCCGCCCGTTTCATTCGCCATCGTAGGCGAACCTACGGAGATGCAGCCTGCCATTGCCGAAAAAGGGCTGATGGTATTGGATGTCACCGCAACAGGCAAAGCCGGACATGCGGCACGCAATGAAGGTGACAATGCTATATATAAGGTATTGAACGATATTGCCTGGTTCCGCGATTATCGTTTTGAAAAAGAATCCCCACTGCTGGGTGCTGTGAAAATGAGTGTCACTGTAATCAATGCAGGTACGCAACATAATGTAGTTCCCGATAAATGCACTTTCGTTGTCGATATTCGTAGCAATGAGCTTTATTCCAACGAAGAACTATTTGCCGAAATCAAGAAACATATCACTTGCGATGCCAAGGCTCGTTCGTATCGTCTCAATTCTTCACGAATTGACGAGAAGCATCCGTTCGTTCAAAGGGCTATAAAAATAGGATGTGCTCCATTCGGCTCTCCTACCCTGTCCGACCAGGCATTAATGTCCTTTCCATCGGTGAAAATAGGACCGGGACGTTCTTCACGCTCGCACATGGCAGAGGAATATATCATGCTGAAAGAGATAGAGGAAGCTATCGGAATCTATCTGGAGTTATTGGACGGGCTTCTGATTTAA
- a CDS encoding tetratricopeptide repeat protein, translating into MKIKIGWLLVSVWVLTSCGTARTGRTAKSAKDEGASSPIGKTYVTAEQQRKYDYFFLEAMRMKEKKEYDAAFGLLQHCLDINPGASSALYEVSQYYLFLRQVPQGQAALEQAVAYAPDNYWYSQGLVNLYQQQNELDKAVVLLEKMVTRFPTKQEPLFSLLDIYSRQEKYNDVISTLNRLEKRLGKNEQLSMEKFRIYLQMKDDKKAFQEIESLVQEYPMDMRYQVILGDVYLQNGKKEEAYETYQKVLAAEPDNPMALFSMASYYEQTGQKELYQQQLDTLLLNKKVAPDTKINVMRQIIVENEQSATKDSTQVIALFDRVMKQDLDDPQVPMLYAQYLLSKNMEQEAVPVLEQVVDLDPANKAARLMLVSAAVKKEDYKQIIKVCEPGIEATPDALELYYYLAIAYHQAEQTDSVLNVCNRALKHVTPDTRKEVVSDFYSIMGDIYHTKNQMAEAYAAYDSALVYNPSNIGALNNYAYYLSVERRDLDKAEEMSYKTVKAEPNNSTYLDTYAWILFEKGNYAEARIYIDNAMKSDGEKSDVIVEHCGDIYFITGDVEGALKYWKQALEMGSESKTLKQKIEKKKYIAE; encoded by the coding sequence ATGAAGATAAAAATAGGATGGCTGCTGGTCTCGGTATGGGTCTTGACCTCATGCGGGACGGCACGTACAGGGCGTACGGCGAAGTCTGCAAAGGATGAGGGGGCTTCTTCCCCGATAGGAAAGACTTATGTAACGGCAGAGCAACAGCGTAAATATGACTATTTCTTTCTGGAAGCCATGCGGATGAAGGAGAAGAAAGAATATGATGCGGCTTTCGGCTTGTTGCAGCATTGTTTGGATATTAATCCGGGTGCTTCTTCTGCGCTTTACGAAGTTTCACAGTATTACCTGTTCCTTCGCCAGGTTCCGCAAGGTCAGGCGGCTTTGGAGCAAGCGGTAGCCTATGCTCCCGACAATTATTGGTATAGCCAGGGGTTGGTCAATTTGTATCAGCAGCAGAATGAACTGGATAAAGCGGTCGTTTTGCTCGAGAAGATGGTCACCCGTTTTCCAACGAAGCAGGAACCTTTGTTCAGCCTGCTTGATATTTATAGCCGTCAGGAGAAATATAATGATGTGATTTCCACACTGAACCGCTTGGAGAAGCGTTTGGGCAAGAACGAACAGTTGTCTATGGAGAAATTCCGTATTTATCTCCAGATGAAAGATGACAAGAAGGCGTTTCAGGAAATCGAGAGCCTGGTACAGGAATATCCGATGGATATGCGGTATCAGGTGATTTTGGGAGATGTATATCTTCAGAATGGCAAGAAAGAGGAAGCCTACGAGACATATCAGAAAGTGTTGGCGGCAGAACCGGACAACCCGATGGCTCTCTTCTCGATGGCTTCTTATTATGAACAGACCGGGCAAAAAGAATTGTACCAACAGCAATTGGATACCTTACTGCTGAACAAGAAAGTGGCTCCTGATACGAAAATTAACGTCATGCGTCAGATAATCGTAGAAAACGAGCAGTCGGCGACTAAAGACAGTACACAGGTGATTGCCCTGTTCGACCGGGTGATGAAGCAAGACCTCGATGACCCGCAAGTACCGATGCTTTATGCGCAGTATCTACTGTCGAAGAATATGGAACAGGAAGCCGTCCCGGTATTGGAACAAGTGGTTGACTTAGACCCGGCTAACAAGGCTGCCCGCTTGATGCTGGTCAGTGCTGCCGTGAAAAAAGAGGACTACAAGCAAATAATAAAAGTCTGCGAACCGGGTATCGAAGCTACTCCGGATGCTTTGGAATTGTATTATTATCTGGCTATTGCCTATCATCAGGCGGAACAGACTGACAGCGTATTGAATGTTTGCAACAGAGCACTGAAACACGTGACACCCGATACAAGAAAAGAAGTTGTATCGGATTTCTATTCGATAATGGGGGATATTTACCACACAAAGAACCAGATGGCAGAAGCTTATGCTGCCTATGACTCGGCTTTGGTGTACAATCCTTCCAATATCGGCGCGTTGAATAATTACGCTTATTACTTGTCGGTGGAACGCCGTGATTTGGACAAGGCGGAAGAAATGAGTTATAAGACCGTAAAGGCGGAACCCAATAACTCCACTTATCTCGACACGTATGCATGGATTCTTTTTGAAAAGGGGAATTATGCGGAAGCCCGTATCTACATTGACAATGCCATGAAGAGCGACGGCGAGAAAAGCGATGTGATTGTAGAGCATTGCGGGGATATTTATTTTATAACCGGTGATGTGGAAGGTGCGTTGAAATACTGGAAACAAGCGCTCGAAATGGGCAGTGAGTCGAAAACATTGAAACAGAAAATAGAAAAGAAGAAATATATTGCAGAATGA